A window of the Corallococcus soli genome harbors these coding sequences:
- a CDS encoding cyclic nucleotide-binding domain-containing protein, translating to MSESSLRELGMDLFEERQFERALAAFAEAVRRVPADHRSRMLASRCLAELGERERAVTAYHACAEGLLRRDYLLSAMAACKLALELSPNERRLKETLARVHSRAARHARGRAAVPPPLPPEHLYDGKVDTDLMGLLGEELSNRAIEVLAAPDTGGTADPQGRPPLPLFADLDREAFIDLVGRMVWRTIKAEEVISREGEPDDHLYVLVAGKAEVTRKAEGEDRTLGFLGGGSIFGELALLTGAAPTATVTAVSDSEVFEIRREHLNAVAKSHPAVPQLLADFAQQRMMRNLMANSPLFQQLPESERGALFQRFTFRPLQAGEKVLVEGEHSPGLFLVLAGELVVQKEDPAGGVVTLGVLREGEVAGEISLLTGLRATATVLVPRKTASAYLERNAFHQLVQAFPNIRTYLEQLSDRRLKQIGEALRPLEIIDADDMMLEPETGAA from the coding sequence ATGAGTGAGTCGTCGTTGCGTGAGCTGGGCATGGACCTGTTCGAGGAGCGCCAGTTCGAGCGCGCCCTCGCCGCCTTCGCGGAGGCCGTGCGTCGGGTGCCCGCGGACCATCGCTCGCGCATGCTGGCCTCCCGGTGCCTGGCGGAGCTGGGGGAGCGCGAGCGCGCCGTCACCGCGTACCACGCGTGCGCGGAGGGCCTGCTGCGCCGCGACTACCTGTTGAGCGCGATGGCCGCGTGCAAGCTGGCGCTGGAGCTGTCGCCGAACGAGCGGCGCCTGAAGGAGACGCTGGCGCGGGTGCACTCGCGCGCCGCGCGCCACGCCCGGGGCCGCGCCGCGGTGCCGCCGCCCCTGCCGCCGGAGCACCTGTATGACGGCAAGGTGGACACGGACCTGATGGGCCTGCTGGGCGAGGAGCTGTCCAACCGCGCCATCGAAGTGCTGGCCGCGCCGGACACCGGCGGCACCGCCGACCCCCAGGGCCGGCCGCCGCTGCCGCTGTTCGCGGACCTGGACCGGGAGGCGTTCATCGACCTGGTGGGGCGCATGGTGTGGCGCACCATCAAGGCGGAGGAGGTCATCAGCCGCGAGGGAGAGCCGGACGACCACCTGTACGTGCTGGTCGCGGGCAAGGCGGAGGTGACGCGCAAGGCGGAGGGCGAGGACCGCACCCTGGGCTTCCTGGGCGGCGGGTCCATCTTCGGGGAGCTGGCGCTGCTGACGGGCGCGGCGCCCACCGCCACGGTGACGGCGGTGTCGGACTCGGAGGTCTTTGAAATCCGCCGCGAGCACCTCAACGCGGTGGCCAAGAGCCACCCGGCGGTGCCACAGCTGCTGGCGGACTTCGCCCAGCAGCGCATGATGCGCAACCTGATGGCGAACTCGCCCCTGTTCCAGCAGCTCCCGGAGTCGGAGCGGGGCGCGCTCTTCCAGCGCTTCACCTTCCGGCCCCTCCAGGCCGGCGAGAAGGTGCTGGTGGAGGGCGAGCACTCGCCGGGGCTCTTCCTGGTGCTGGCCGGAGAGCTGGTGGTCCAGAAGGAGGACCCGGCGGGCGGCGTGGTGACGCTGGGCGTGCTGCGCGAGGGCGAGGTGGCGGGAGAGATTTCGCTCCTCACCGGCCTGCGCGCCACGGCCACGGTGCTGGTGCCGCGCAAGACGGCGTCGGCGTACCTGGAGCGCAACGCCTTCCACCAACTGGTGCAGGCCTTCCCCAACATCCGCACGTACCTGGAGCAGCTGTCCGACCGGCGCCTGAAGCAGATTGGCGAAGCGCTGCGTCCGCTGGAGATCATCGACGCGGACGACATGATGCTGGAGCCGGAAACCGGGGCGGCCTGA